A single window of Cottoperca gobio chromosome 9, fCotGob3.1, whole genome shotgun sequence DNA harbors:
- the foxd5 gene encoding forkhead box protein D5, whose translation MTLSNEFEASQHAALPLEDDEIDIVGEDEPTHGRIYRNKCSTDPGSSAESGAEFDSSEPDSSGESENSFCADAPPSRKAQSSSVKPPYSYIALITMAILQSPVKKLTLSGICDFISNKFPYYRDKFPAWQNSIRHNLSLNDCFIKIPREPGNPGKGNYWSLDPASEDMFDNGSFLRRRKRFKRNQPEFGKDGLMFYSNLNCYRSYGQPYCVQGQTSPPPAAPIRYMPLQEGIMMPPSSYHLLQQTLNSHGKCSGPEDFRDPAEPKPGPQAKCSFSIDSIMSKPSPISAQNPNIQQSPRSALGYGHIMSGPAACLVPTILQSLRTPFCPPAMLSTAPLRNEHLRLSYHHC comes from the coding sequence ATGACTCTCTCTAATGAATTTGAAGCTTCACAACACGCTGCTTTGCCTCTAGAAGATGATGAGATTGACATAGTGGGCGAGGATGAGCCTACCCACGGGCGTATATATCGAAATAAGTGCTCCACGGACCCCGGGTCCTCGGCAGAATCTGGTGCTGAATTTGACTCTTCGGAGCCAGACTCCTCAGGGGAAAGCGAGAACAGTTTCTGCGCAGACGCACCGCCGTCCAGGAAAGCCCAGAGCAGCTCGGTAAAGCCTCCCTACTCCTACATCGCCCTCATCACCATGGCCATCCTGCAGAGTCCGGTGAAGAAGTTGACGCTGAGTGGCATTTGTGATTTCATCAGCAACAAGTTTCCCTACTACAGAGACAAGTTCCCCGCTTGGCAGAACTCCATCAGGCACAACCTCTCCCTCAACGACTGTTTCATCAAGATTCCGAGGGAGCCCGGAAACCCGGGCAAAGGTAACTACTGGTCTCTGGACCCTGCCTCAGAGGACATGTTCGACAACGGAAGCTTCCTTCGGCGAAGGAAGCGCTTCAAGAGAAATCAGCCCGAGTTTGGCAAAGATGGACTTATGTTTTATTCCAACTTGAACTGCTACCGGTCCTACGGGCAACCGTATTGCGTACAGGGCCAGACAAGCCCCCCGCCCGCTGCTCCTATTCGGTACATGCCTCTACAGGAGGGCATCATGATGCCTCCCTCTTCCTATCACCTTCTACAACAAACTTTGAACAGTCACGGGAAGTGCAGCGGGCCTGAAGACTTTAGAGACCCCGCTGAGCCAAAGCCTGGCCCTCAGGCAAAGTGCTCCTTCAGCATTGACAGCATCATGAGCAAACCCTCTCCCATCAGTGCACAGAACCCAAATATACAGCAGAGCCCTCGCAGCGCTCTTGGGTACGGTCATATCATGTCGGGTCCTGCTGCCTGTTTGGTTCCGACGATCTTGCAGTCTCTCAGGACTCCATTCTGCCCCCCTGCCATGCTGAGCACCGCTCCTTTAAGAAACGAGCACCTCAGACTCTCTTACCATCACTGCTGA